A single genomic interval of Pelagerythrobacter marensis harbors:
- the rpmB gene encoding 50S ribosomal protein L28, with product MSRICELTGKGRQVGHNVSHANNKTKRVFLPNLQHVTLMSEKLDRSFKFRVSTHGLRSVEHNGGLDNWLLKTGDEKLSARALKVKRELKKAQTAA from the coding sequence ATGTCGCGCATTTGCGAACTGACCGGCAAGGGCCGCCAGGTCGGCCACAACGTGAGCCACGCCAACAACAAGACCAAGCGTGTCTTCCTGCCGAACCTGCAGCACGTCACGCTGATGAGCGAGAAGCTCGATCGCAGCTTCAAGTTCCGCGTCTCGACGCACGGTCTGCGCTCGGTGGAGCACAACGGCGGGCTCGACAACTGGCTGCTCAAGACCGGCGACGAGAAGCTCAGCGCGCGCGCGCTCAAGGTCAAGCGCGAGCTGAAGAAGGCGCAGACCGCCGCCTGA
- a CDS encoding esterase-like activity of phytase family protein — translation MALRSVTVRRIAALFVAVLAAPGTWLRSPLPEPDYRPILTIDPLDAGSGQAGRFEIAGVWQLRSPNSHFGGYSALVALPDGRLLAASDHGRFLRFAPPGAAPRAASRAPEFGAIGGSVHARKNAVDVEALTAAPGAARIWAAYEGSNTIVRFDPALRHGEGHAPSAMRRWSGNGGPESLARLPDGRFLAIEEGAPTAGSTTAALLFPGDPVEGGEPIAFRYAAPEGYRPSDAAALPDGRVLILHRRVTIGLPYAFATTIAIADPAAIRPGRIWRGREVAAIAAPLPADNFEGLAVVPRSDGSVTVWLISDDNRGVLQRTLLYRLEVDPARL, via the coding sequence ATGGCCCTGCGTTCCGTAACCGTCCGCCGTATCGCGGCGCTTTTCGTCGCCGTGCTTGCCGCGCCGGGCACCTGGTTGCGTTCGCCGCTGCCCGAACCCGATTATCGCCCGATCCTGACGATCGATCCGCTCGATGCCGGATCGGGGCAAGCGGGCCGTTTCGAAATTGCCGGGGTGTGGCAACTGCGCAGCCCCAACAGCCACTTCGGCGGCTATTCGGCGCTGGTGGCGCTGCCCGACGGGCGCCTGCTCGCGGCCAGCGACCATGGACGCTTTCTGCGCTTTGCACCGCCCGGTGCCGCCCCGCGGGCGGCGTCCCGGGCGCCCGAGTTCGGGGCCATCGGCGGCAGCGTCCACGCGCGCAAGAACGCGGTCGATGTCGAGGCGCTGACCGCCGCGCCCGGCGCCGCGCGGATATGGGCGGCATACGAGGGCAGCAACACGATCGTTCGCTTCGATCCGGCGCTGCGCCACGGCGAGGGGCATGCTCCGTCCGCCATGCGCCGCTGGTCGGGCAATGGCGGGCCCGAATCGCTGGCACGGCTGCCCGACGGGCGCTTTCTCGCGATCGAGGAAGGCGCGCCCACTGCCGGATCGACCACTGCCGCGCTCCTGTTCCCCGGCGATCCGGTCGAGGGGGGCGAACCGATCGCGTTCCGTTATGCCGCGCCCGAAGGATATCGTCCGTCCGACGCCGCCGCCCTGCCCGACGGACGCGTCCTGATCCTCCATCGCCGGGTGACGATCGGCCTGCCCTATGCGTTTGCCACGACCATAGCGATCGCCGATCCGGCCGCGATTCGCCCCGGCCGAATCTGGCGCGGGCGGGAAGTGGCCGCGATTGCCGCGCCCTTGCCGGCGGACAATTTCGAAGGGCTGGCCGTGGTTCCGCGATCCGACGGTTCGGTTACGGTCTGGCTGATCAGCGACGACAATCGCGGCGTGCTCCAGCGCACCTTGCTCTATCGGCTGGAGGTCGATCCGGCACGCCTTTGA
- a CDS encoding M23 family metallopeptidase, whose product MSGRPFPVRLSGGAAAMLALASCIPSPGMPDEVVQPVPAPVPANPPSPPPSPAPAPDIARTPGPTTFLFEGETTQGGWIRGQAPAGAVSVSLNDQPVVLDAEGRFFAAFDRDAGSRATLSAQLADGRTIESPIAIAPRDWNIEHVNIARRTGGPSEAFMKIRRPELARIAAARAIESDIAGWRQDFMWPVTGRISGRFGSQRIYRGEPGSYHSGLDIATGESGTPFVAPADGVVVLATERPFSLEGNLLIIDHGQGLNSAFLHLSRIAVAEGQVVRRGQYIGNIGSSGRATGPHLHWSIKWRDARLDPLLFLGPMP is encoded by the coding sequence ATGAGCGGGCGGCCTTTCCCGGTGCGCCTGTCGGGCGGCGCGGCCGCGATGCTCGCGCTGGCGAGCTGCATCCCCTCGCCCGGCATGCCCGACGAAGTGGTTCAGCCCGTGCCGGCCCCGGTTCCGGCCAATCCCCCTTCTCCGCCGCCTTCTCCCGCGCCCGCGCCCGATATCGCGCGCACGCCCGGGCCGACGACGTTCCTGTTCGAGGGGGAAACCACGCAAGGCGGCTGGATCCGCGGACAGGCGCCGGCGGGAGCGGTTTCGGTTTCGCTGAACGACCAACCGGTCGTGCTCGACGCAGAAGGGCGCTTCTTCGCCGCCTTCGATCGCGACGCGGGATCGCGCGCGACGCTGAGCGCGCAACTGGCGGACGGACGGACGATCGAAAGCCCGATCGCGATTGCCCCGCGCGACTGGAATATCGAACACGTCAATATCGCGCGCCGCACCGGCGGGCCGAGCGAGGCGTTCATGAAGATTCGCCGCCCGGAGCTGGCGCGGATCGCGGCCGCGCGCGCGATCGAATCGGACATTGCCGGCTGGCGGCAGGATTTCATGTGGCCGGTGACGGGCCGCATTTCGGGCCGGTTCGGCTCGCAGCGCATCTATCGCGGCGAGCCGGGCAGTTATCATTCCGGCCTCGACATCGCGACCGGCGAGAGCGGCACCCCTTTCGTCGCGCCCGCAGACGGCGTGGTCGTGCTCGCGACCGAGCGACCGTTCAGCCTCGAGGGCAACCTCTTGATCATCGATCACGGGCAAGGGCTGAACAGCGCCTTCCTCCATCTGTCGCGCATCGCGGTGGCGGAAGGGCAGGTGGTGCGGCGCGGGCAGTATATCGGCAATATCGGTTCGAGCGGGCGCGCGACCGGGCCGCACCTGCACTGGAGCATCAAGTGGCGCGACGCCCGCCTCGACCCGCTGCTGTTCCTCGGCCCGATGCCCTGA
- a CDS encoding DUF2093 domain-containing protein yields MLMNSGSGGEAKLAYGPNGFRVLRAGQYVFCAVTGEAIPLEELRYWSVERQEAYASAEIATRRMTQGE; encoded by the coding sequence ATGTTGATGAATTCCGGTAGCGGCGGCGAGGCGAAACTTGCTTATGGCCCCAACGGCTTTCGCGTTCTGCGCGCGGGCCAATACGTGTTCTGCGCCGTGACCGGGGAGGCGATTCCGCTGGAAGAGCTGCGATACTGGAGCGTCGAGCGGCAGGAAGCCTACGCCAGCGCGGAAATCGCCACTCGCCGCATGACGCAGGGCGAATGA